The Octopus bimaculoides isolate UCB-OBI-ISO-001 chromosome 1, ASM119413v2, whole genome shotgun sequence genome contains the following window.
NNNNNNNNNNNNNNNNNNNNNNNNNNNNNNNNNNNNNNNNNNNNNNNNNNNNNNNNNNNNNNNNNNNNNNNNNNNNNNNNNNNNNATTGTGTgttggaggtatatgtgcgtacatgtatgtgtatgtacgtgtgtatatgtgcgtatgtgcgtgtgtatatgtgcgtgtgtgtgtatgtgcttgtgtgcatgtgtgtatgtgcgtgcgtgtgtatatgtgtgtgaacgtggagACATGTGTCGGGATATGTGTGCGTTTTGTTGCGTGTTTGCGCGTGTGCTTgagtttgtatgcgtatgtggttgtctgtaggtgtgtacgtttgtgtgtgtgtgtgtgtgtgtgtgtgtgtgtgtgtgtgtgtataggtatgtgtgtctgtgtgtgcgtggggttgtGTGGGTTAAGTATCTGTGCATTCCTGTGCGTGTGTATCACACTTAGATCAAGTTAATGGTTGCTACATCGCCAGCATCTTCATAGGATCTTCAGAGAACCTACCCATAGCCGCAATGAACTTTGCAAAAATCTCTGATCTCAATCTATCTTCCAataagtaataatgatttcaaattttggcacaaggccattagTTTTTAGGGGAATGAGATTAGAGGATTACATATCTGCCCAATGCTCAACCGGTGCTTACATTCTAgacctgaaaggctgaaaggtaaaatcgacctcgacggaatttgaactcaggacgtaaaggatgggaagaaatgttgctatgtattttgtccagcatgcacATGATTCAGCGAGCTCACCGCGGTAAAGATTCTGTTAGCTCCTGTCTGATtagtaataacggtttcaaattttggcacaaggcctgcaattccAGAGGAGGTCTATGTTGGTTACTAGCACTACGAGAATTATAGCAATTATTCACGAGTCTTAActtagtgctcaattggtacatattttataggcacaaggcctgaaacttgagGGGAGGAgcctagtcgattatatcactccagtgcgtaactggtatttattttattgacccctaaagaatcaaaggcaatgtcgacctcggcggaatttgaactcagaacgtaaagacggacgaaattccgctaagtattttgcccggcatgctaaagattctgccagtttaccgccTTCCTCTGATTAGCAATAATGAATGTAAAAACTATTGATAATAAATGGATGGTTATGTATGATAATGAATCCGAagaaacatatatagaaatataacataCTATGACTCACAACTCAGAGTCAAAAAATATCCTTCAGATGACACTTTCAACGTAACAGCTAGCTCTGCAAAACTCCCGTAACACATTCTTAAACTcattctttatgtatttataatccAATGAAAAAACCCAATACACGCTCTATCAAAATATATACCCAATACCGTAATATTTGAATAACCGTTAAATCCTACAGCGGGGGAAAAGAAAACGCCGTCGAGCTCTTACCCTTTCTCTCCGTTTATACTTCAACTTtcggagaaaaaataaaaatggttcaATGCCTTTCTGTATCTACCTCAATTCttataaataatttgatattcAACATCACCCTGAAAAGAATCAGCTTAGATCGAAATAGGTATGAGATtcaaattttatgattttattatcTACAGAGTTAAtgcaaaatgcattaaaaacgaATCTGCGGTTAAACTGAAATTATTGTTTCAAAGAAACTAAATATGAAATGGAATTTCTGCACCCACTCCTTCATAAAGTAAAAGAGTCGGTCCAATGGCGGttgatttaattttcattttcattttcatgttcgATCGTATGTGATTCCCGCTTTAATCATGTGTGCATAACTGGAATATTCCTGTAGCGACGGCTTTATAAGAAGCCGATTTTGTCTCGATTAAGCCGAAGACAATTCGGTCGTCCCTCGCTTCAGTCGTAGACAATTCTCCTCTCAAGCTGTTCTCATAGCTCCATACTCAAGCCAACGCGATTTTCCTGATAGCTATTTTCACTGCTATATATTTGATGCTGTCAAATTTATTAAGATTTAAAGTTTCATTGGAAATAGAAATTATACCACTCAATGATTTGttcagtatatataaaaaaatgcatataaattataatttttacttaCATTCTTCTATTTGGTCCCCAATCAATACTATTAAACTGGTGCAGTAAAAATATAGACTAACAAAGATAACTACAGATGACAACGTACGATATTTCTCTCCGTAGAAATCAAACACAATATCTTGAAGACTTGATCTTTGGGTTTTATCGGTGGTATATGCCACAATTAACATTGAAATTAACGAAAGACCACCAAGAAtctgaaatgaaatgataaaagaaaaataggaatttataaacatagagatgtgatattcttttgtttcaacattcatcatccttaaacttTAAGTTCGTTATCTTAATAGTACAGTCTCTTTAACCATGTAATCTCATACTGTGTTGTCATATCTGCATTCTATTCAGTGCAATGTGACAAATTGATATCACAATAAGATAATATCTAAGTATTTGTTTGGGTCAAATATCTATAGACATTGCAGTTATTTAGCAGAGAAACATTTTAAagtttgctatatatatttagatacagtaaaaatgatttaaaaaataactgcCTCAAACTACAACGGATAGGCTCTACGTGGTCACGCGTCCTTATTAGAAAAGTAGCTTAGTCTTCACTTAATCATATTCTACCAAATTAAATAAGGAGATAATGTTTTGGATACTGTAGCCCTACATATTTCTAAAAGACGAGGAGATCGCGACTGAAATGTTACTGGTGCCTTTTTAGCAAACCGTCTGCCTGGACATTTATACTTCAGCGTGAAGTCTATCACGTTAACTCTAACGGTAAGCCGTAACTGTAACCCAAAACTCTAACTATAACTTAAAAACCCTGACCCTGATCCCTAACCCTAATCCAAGACCCTAACACAACCCAAAACCCTAGCCCATTCCTAACTCAGATCAGGTCATTTGACAATCTAGATTAAAAATACTGCGGTAGATCGCACGCAAAAGTAGCAATATGGCATTAATCTAATCCTAGATTTGTTCGAGCTGGGCTGAAATGGGAGTAAGCAATAACTGCATAAAGACACGCCAATGAGTATGACCCTACGCAGTCGGTCACCTTTCTCAAACCACACCAACACTCTTTAACAGAAAAGCTTCGGTGTAAAATAGTCCTATCTTTAAAACAGAATGTTTGTCGATTGATGAGGATAACATTGAAATTTAACTTAGTTCATAAATATGCATTAACCAGTATGATTGTGATCTCTTAAAGATTTCAAGATTAGAAAGTAGGTAATTGTTATATCCTTTCTTAAGTGTATTAATGCCAAAGGATGAGATATAAATTGAACTGGCGATCAAATATTTTGATTGTCGGTTCAGTTGCATCTCTGCACCACAAATGCATGAATAAAATACGCAAACAGCTCACTGATATGATATACAGGGTGGGTGTCTCATAATAATGGAGCACATTTTGAACGCAAGTAAATAGAACTGCAACAAGCACAGATATTAAGGAAAGTGTATAATAGCAGatcatttccccccccccccattattaTGACCTTGTATTTATACACGAAGAAACGGAAAATATACTTACGCAATGAATGCTGATAGCTATCGCTAAATTGTCTACATTTTGATATGCTTCAGGAAGATTTATTATACCAATACCTACTGTTGCATTGAGTAAAAggaaaccagcagtaacgttcgtAGATTCTGcaacaaatacacaatacagtAAATGCTGAGAAAAAGGCAATTACTTTTATTGATCATATCATGTGGAAAGGCATAAAGCAATTCTGAaatcagtgtttatatatatagcagacaTATTTCGTCTTTCGAATGGAAATTTCTCCTACAACAAGTAAATATGGTTTATATTCCATAGGATAGAAGAATAATTGTGGTTATGGAGTTAATTCGAACTACATGCGATCGACCACTGTGTCATACCTTGCGCGACTGTGGTCTACCATAGATTATATCCAACAAATACCGTATGTAAAATTAGGTAGGCGGAAACTGCGTCGAAGcgaattacgtatgtatgtatgtatgtatgtatgtattttctctttctctttttaaatagaataaattttCACTGGTCCCTTACTTTGTAACAAGGGAGTGAAGGAAAGCAGCATATTTTACACACCATCCTTTAAATATTAGGagggtcttgcagatttttatagtcccagatatcatgatcatttgtagtgtatgataTAAGGAGTTGTGTTCACTCACCAAAATCCTAAGTTTAGCCATTTTTTGCTCCAGACCGGTcgttccaataataataggtatcaACCTGAAACTGTATTTTGAgtattggatttgcaaactcaTTATCAATGGTAATGACATCTGGGTCTAGAGGCCAACTGATTTCCAGAACAAAACAAATGTTTTCCTTGTGGTCTCACACAACAATATATGacttgtgttttaacttggttgttattttaatttttaagtttcaTCAATATTCCTGTTTTGACCCATCGGTCACAATATGCTCAATTTCATCTATAGGTGATTTCTGCTTTGCTATCCTGTTACAGACTGTTCTGGCCACTACATCATGCCTTTTGAGAAGATAATATCTGATAACACATTCTCCTGT
Protein-coding sequences here:
- the LOC106880882 gene encoding uncharacterized protein LOC106880882 is translated as MSEKSHILHNSEKVRNSGFNEQSNFYRSVDKDLNACNNSSISTTNDDSSSSNSVSINTREAKNDAESTNVTAGFLLLNATVGIGIINLPEAYQNVDNLAIAISIHCILGGLSLISMLIVAYTTDKTQRSSLQDIVFDFYGEKYRTLSSVVIFVSLYFYCTSLIVLIGDQIEELLPVLQHFCILAYWFL